The Erythrobacter sp. Alg231-14 genome has a segment encoding these proteins:
- a CDS encoding alpha/beta fold hydrolase: MTKRETLLDQSKAALGETELARRIALASEDYPDDERGKPDLLRFMGELDLLLEPARRPFRRIKIPKTQRPQTIIVMPGFATGPNRMRYMAQKLEQAGHRTKRWGLGRNWGVAEASMERLEERLGDVCARYDDQAALLGWSLGGLYARELAKRHPERISKVITMGSPFSGSPRANNVWRAYQAIAGHRVDQPPIEVDVAVKPPVETVALWSPVDGCIAPRSAAGQAGERDRSVALRCTHAGFTYTRESILAVLAELERV; encoded by the coding sequence ATGACAAAACGCGAAACCTTGCTGGACCAATCCAAGGCCGCCCTCGGCGAAACGGAGCTTGCGCGGCGTATTGCGCTCGCATCCGAAGATTATCCCGATGATGAGCGCGGAAAACCCGATTTGCTGCGCTTTATGGGTGAGCTGGATTTGTTGCTGGAACCGGCCCGCCGACCGTTTCGACGCATCAAAATTCCAAAGACCCAACGCCCGCAAACCATCATCGTTATGCCTGGTTTTGCCACCGGGCCCAATCGCATGCGCTATATGGCGCAGAAATTGGAACAAGCCGGCCACCGAACGAAACGATGGGGGCTTGGTCGCAATTGGGGCGTGGCAGAGGCGTCGATGGAACGGTTGGAGGAACGGCTTGGCGATGTGTGCGCGCGCTATGATGATCAAGCCGCCTTGCTGGGATGGTCGTTGGGCGGATTGTATGCGCGTGAATTGGCAAAGAGGCATCCCGAACGCATTTCAAAAGTGATCACGATGGGATCGCCTTTTTCGGGTTCCCCCCGCGCGAACAATGTGTGGCGTGCTTATCAAGCGATCGCCGGGCACCGCGTCGATCAACCGCCGATAGAGGTGGATGTCGCGGTCAAACCGCCGGTTGAAACGGTCGCATTATGGAGCCCGGTTGACGGCTGCATCGCTCCACGCAGCGCCGCCGGACAGGCTGGTGAACGCGATCGTTCGGTCGCTTTGCGCTGCACCCATGCCGGCTTCACATACACGCGCGAATCCATTCTTGCGGTTTTGGCAGAACTCGAACGCGTTTGA
- a CDS encoding DUF3617 family protein — MRTSIFLAVSVLALTACGDAPTDADADGDGTITQEEVEAAVADASIKPGQWENTVEFIDIEIDEESLPEEMRAFIGPALEGMKGQVNTMLTCVTPEQAAEPQAEMFAGNEDASCDYQKFTFSGGTIDMQMSCNDPGSGNATITNTGTYTDESYEMQMSIAMEGSEMGNMTITASNKGEFKGECTGEEIR; from the coding sequence ATGAGAACCAGTATTTTTTTGGCTGTATCAGTCTTGGCGCTGACCGCTTGTGGCGATGCGCCTACGGACGCCGATGCCGATGGTGATGGCACGATCACCCAGGAAGAGGTTGAAGCAGCAGTCGCGGATGCTTCGATCAAACCGGGTCAGTGGGAAAACACAGTCGAATTCATCGACATCGAAATCGATGAAGAGAGCCTTCCCGAAGAGATGCGCGCGTTTATCGGCCCAGCGCTCGAGGGGATGAAAGGTCAGGTCAACACCATGTTGACATGCGTGACACCAGAACAGGCCGCAGAGCCACAAGCGGAAATGTTTGCTGGCAACGAAGACGCCAGTTGCGATTATCAGAAATTCACATTCTCTGGTGGGACGATCGACATGCAAATGTCTTGCAACGATCCCGGGTCAGGCAACGCCACAATCACCAACACGGGCACCTACACTGACGAATCCTATGAGATGCAAATGTCGATCGCGATGGAAGGATCTGAAATGGGCAACATGACGATCACCGCGAGCAACAAAGGCGAATTCAAAGGCGAATGCACTGGCGAGGAAATCCGCTAA
- a CDS encoding DUF3617 family protein has translation MRMLILGAATFVAGLVVVNAAPNDAAAQTLDEEMRPTAGQYQASLQLLAVDLPDAPPQVTDMMGSMMNRDFDYCLTPEEVEEGYQSVMNRAQQGECSYDRFNASNGQIDAAMTCDVDGRAMTIEMTGTGSATSSDVTMTMSGDFGIGPGTMTMRIAQERVGDCS, from the coding sequence ATGAGAATGCTAATCCTTGGCGCTGCCACTTTTGTCGCGGGATTGGTCGTCGTGAACGCGGCGCCCAACGATGCGGCGGCCCAGACACTGGACGAAGAAATGCGTCCCACCGCCGGCCAATATCAAGCCAGCCTCCAATTGCTTGCGGTCGATTTGCCAGACGCGCCGCCACAAGTGACCGATATGATGGGGTCCATGATGAACCGTGATTTCGATTACTGCCTAACACCCGAAGAGGTGGAAGAGGGCTATCAATCGGTCATGAACCGCGCGCAGCAGGGTGAATGTTCCTATGATCGGTTTAACGCGTCGAACGGTCAGATTGATGCGGCCATGACATGCGATGTGGATGGACGCGCCATGACGATTGAAATGACAGGCACCGGTTCTGCGACATCTTCGGACGTCACGATGACTATGTCTGGTGATTTCGGCATAGGGCCGGGCACGATGACAATGCGCATCGCGCAAGAGCGCGTCGGCGATTGTTCTTAA
- the uvrB gene encoding excinuclease ABC subunit UvrB, producing MSELIIRRGLDEPETGEEFTPHRPDRPEKSMPGKPFKLVSDYEPAGDQPTAIAELVAGTQDDEKTQTLLGVTGSGKTFTMAKVIETLQRPALILAPNKILAAQLYGEFKSFFPENAVEYFVSYYDYYQPEAYVPRSDTYIEKESSVNEAIDRMRHSATRSLLERDDVIIVASVSCLYGIGSVETYSAMIFDIKSGDVIDQRELIRKLVALQYKRNDAAFARGNFRVRGDNLEIFPSHYEDMAWRISFFGDEIEEIAEFDPLTGKKGAVLETVRVYANSHYVTPGPTMKQAADAIRFELAHRLEELEAEGKLLEHQRLEQRTNFDLEMIAATGSCAGIENYSRFLTGRLPGEPPPTLFEYLPENALLFVDESHQTVPQIGAMARGDHRRKITLAEYGFRLPSCIDNRPLRFNEWDAMRPQTFAVSATPGNWEMEQTGGVFAEQVIRPTGLIDPPVEIRPVEDQVQDCIQECLANAQKGYRTLVTTLTKRMAEDLTEFMHEAGVRVRYMHSDVETLERIELIRDLRMGVYDVLIGINLLREGLDIPECGLVCILDADKEGFLRSETSLVQTIGRAARNVDGRVILYADRITGSMERAMAETDRRREKQQAYNDEHGITPKTIKRDIADIVAHTASQDGVTVDTGDDEVNNLVGHNLRSYIEDLEKRMRDAAANLEFEEAGRLRDDIRRLENDELGLPDEQKKAPKVGRSDAGRPGTRKTRYGRTQRKMR from the coding sequence ATGTCAGAATTGATCATCAGACGCGGCCTAGACGAACCCGAAACCGGGGAAGAATTCACCCCGCATCGCCCGGATCGACCAGAAAAATCGATGCCGGGTAAACCGTTCAAACTGGTGTCGGATTATGAACCGGCGGGCGATCAACCAACGGCCATCGCCGAATTGGTCGCCGGCACGCAGGATGATGAAAAAACCCAAACTTTGTTGGGGGTGACCGGTTCGGGCAAGACCTTTACCATGGCCAAAGTCATTGAGACTCTTCAACGCCCTGCCCTCATCCTCGCGCCCAACAAAATTCTCGCCGCGCAGCTTTATGGAGAGTTCAAAAGCTTCTTTCCCGAGAACGCGGTTGAGTATTTCGTATCCTATTACGATTACTACCAACCCGAAGCATATGTGCCGCGTTCCGACACCTATATTGAGAAAGAATCCTCGGTAAACGAGGCCATCGATCGTATGCGCCATTCGGCGACGCGGTCGTTGCTGGAACGCGACGATGTTATAATCGTGGCCTCGGTTTCTTGTTTGTACGGCATTGGGTCGGTTGAGACCTATTCGGCCATGATTTTCGACATCAAATCGGGCGATGTCATCGATCAACGTGAATTGATCCGCAAACTCGTCGCGCTGCAATACAAGCGCAACGATGCGGCGTTTGCGCGCGGCAATTTTCGCGTGCGCGGCGACAATCTTGAGATCTTCCCCTCGCACTACGAAGACATGGCATGGCGCATCAGCTTTTTCGGCGACGAGATCGAAGAAATCGCAGAATTCGACCCGCTGACCGGTAAGAAAGGCGCCGTGCTGGAAACCGTGCGCGTTTATGCCAATTCGCATTATGTGACGCCCGGTCCCACGATGAAACAAGCCGCCGACGCCATTCGTTTTGAATTGGCCCACAGGCTTGAGGAATTGGAAGCGGAAGGTAAATTGCTGGAGCATCAACGGCTTGAGCAGCGCACCAATTTCGATCTTGAGATGATTGCCGCCACGGGCAGCTGTGCAGGGATCGAAAATTACTCTCGCTTTCTAACCGGTCGCTTGCCGGGTGAACCCCCGCCTACCCTGTTTGAATATTTGCCCGAAAACGCGCTTTTGTTCGTGGATGAAAGCCACCAGACTGTCCCGCAAATTGGCGCGATGGCGCGCGGCGATCACCGCCGCAAAATCACTTTGGCCGAATATGGATTTCGCCTGCCATCGTGCATCGACAACCGCCCCTTGCGGTTCAACGAATGGGACGCAATGCGCCCGCAAACATTCGCTGTCAGCGCGACGCCTGGCAATTGGGAAATGGAACAAACCGGCGGCGTGTTTGCTGAACAGGTTATCCGGCCAACCGGCCTGATCGATCCGCCGGTCGAAATACGCCCCGTCGAAGATCAAGTTCAAGATTGCATCCAAGAATGCCTCGCCAATGCGCAAAAGGGGTATCGCACGCTTGTCACCACCTTGACTAAGCGGATGGCCGAAGACCTAACCGAGTTTATGCACGAGGCCGGTGTGCGGGTCCGATATATGCATTCCGATGTTGAAACGTTGGAACGGATTGAGCTGATCCGGGATTTGCGCATGGGGGTGTACGATGTGTTGATCGGCATCAACCTTTTGCGCGAAGGGTTGGACATACCGGAATGTGGGTTGGTCTGCATTCTCGACGCCGACAAAGAAGGATTTTTGCGCAGCGAGACCAGTTTGGTTCAAACGATTGGCCGGGCGGCGCGCAATGTCGATGGGCGGGTTATTCTATACGCCGACCGGATCACCGGCAGCATGGAACGCGCCATGGCCGAAACCGATCGTCGCCGCGAAAAGCAACAGGCGTACAACGATGAACACGGGATCACGCCCAAAACGATCAAACGCGACATTGCCGATATCGTCGCTCACACCGCCAGCCAAGACGGGGTTACGGTCGATACCGGCGATGATGAGGTCAACAATCTAGTTGGGCACAATCTGCGCAGCTATATTGAAGACCTTGAAAAGCGCATGCGCGATGCTGCCGCCAATCTTGAATTTGAAGAAGCGGGCCGATTGCGCGATGATATCCGGCGGTTGGAAAATGATGAACTCGGCCTTCCGGATGAACAAAAGAAAGCCCCCAAGGTGGGCCGATCCGACGCCGGCCGTCCCGGCACTCGCAAGACGCGATATGGCCGGACGCAAAGAAAGATGCGGTGA
- a CDS encoding DUF1761 family protein, with protein MPKIFGSSLLAIVIAAVVFYMVGFLIFGVLFGELWLEQVGMTEEEALARNAQLGAMMFVWGFVMPLIQVVGLAWIMNHVGASDIGTSIKVGATIAVFIALPILGYNWVYEGRAAGAVGLDFVHLLVGYVVSCAILGFFRGRD; from the coding sequence ATGCCAAAAATATTCGGATCTTCTTTGTTAGCGATCGTAATTGCTGCGGTCGTTTTCTACATGGTTGGGTTTCTAATTTTCGGCGTTCTGTTTGGCGAGCTTTGGCTCGAACAGGTGGGAATGACCGAGGAAGAAGCGCTCGCGCGCAACGCACAGCTTGGTGCGATGATGTTCGTTTGGGGTTTTGTGATGCCGCTTATTCAGGTCGTCGGCTTGGCGTGGATCATGAACCATGTGGGCGCCTCAGACATCGGCACATCGATTAAGGTCGGGGCGACCATTGCCGTGTTCATTGCGCTGCCCATTCTAGGCTACAATTGGGTGTATGAGGGACGTGCGGCCGGTGCGGTAGGACTCGATTTTGTCCACCTGCTGGTTGGCTATGTTGTGAGCTGTGCGATCCTTGGCTTTTTCCGAGGTCGAGATTGA
- a CDS encoding protein-disulfide reductase DsbD family protein has protein sequence MFAASPFALRAWLKALIWALSALFLVGSVPSAAFEDVPAADREVRYGDDNIAVQMFADGMPRAGEEWMLALRFTPVAPEWHGYWSNPGDAGLGMVVSLDLPEGWVAGDALYPVPETLLISGLMNHIYEGQYAVLIPVQVPNDAVIDGIPIIDGLAEYLACTDQICVPQDARLSAGQGGDFVMWRAQIAPTLDAKAIYETTGNLLRIAVPLPASVDLPDPHLFVAQSRLVEYSAVQSFRRADDLLVVEIPLSEFRGPMTDDTVLGILAFEANSGVRFVAAPGNVPTGGELIAGPISMDNTPPLWTLILGALVGGLILNIMPCVFPILSLKAMSLVRAGSSEAEARIEGVAYTAGVVIACVALGAVMLALRAAGEQVGWAFQLQSPSVVIVLLIMATVITANFAGTFELPSIDTGSGARKGAGGAFATGLLAAFAATPCTGPFMAAALGAALLLPTPLALLLFAMLGLGLALPFLLIGLVPAFRRVLPKPGAWMETFRRLMAIPMGLTALALIWLTAQLGGRGFALVALIMLFGIVLALAVVGRLQNAGKMAWPAFGLIAAPFLIFAAFALPSSYETGAESSFSREALDEARERGDNEGRPVFVWFTADWCVTCKVNERIAIDREATMQAFEEAGVIPIVGDWTVRDEEITMFLTEHGAAGVPLYLWYEPGEEAEQLPQVLTQDMLIERALRDR, from the coding sequence TTGTTCGCTGCATCCCCCTTTGCACTTCGCGCATGGTTGAAAGCGTTGATTTGGGCTTTGTCGGCCCTGTTTTTGGTTGGGAGCGTGCCAAGTGCCGCTTTTGAGGACGTGCCGGCCGCAGATCGAGAGGTGCGGTACGGCGATGACAACATTGCGGTCCAAATGTTCGCCGATGGTATGCCGCGCGCTGGCGAAGAATGGATGCTGGCGCTGAGATTTACGCCGGTCGCGCCCGAATGGCATGGATATTGGTCAAACCCCGGCGATGCTGGGCTGGGCATGGTCGTATCGCTCGACCTGCCAGAGGGATGGGTCGCTGGCGACGCGTTGTATCCGGTGCCAGAGACATTGCTGATTTCGGGGTTGATGAACCACATTTACGAAGGGCAGTACGCGGTACTAATCCCGGTTCAGGTGCCCAATGATGCGGTGATTGATGGAATTCCCATCATCGACGGGCTTGCCGAATATCTCGCCTGCACCGATCAAATTTGCGTGCCGCAAGACGCCCGGTTGAGCGCAGGCCAAGGCGGCGATTTCGTAATGTGGCGGGCGCAAATTGCGCCAACATTGGACGCAAAGGCGATCTATGAAACGACTGGCAATCTGCTGCGTATCGCGGTGCCATTGCCCGCGAGCGTGGATTTGCCCGACCCGCACCTCTTTGTCGCGCAAAGCCGGCTGGTCGAATATTCAGCGGTGCAATCTTTCAGACGTGCCGATGATTTGTTGGTCGTTGAAATTCCATTGAGCGAATTCCGCGGCCCTATGACAGATGACACAGTATTGGGGATTTTGGCATTTGAAGCGAATTCCGGCGTTCGTTTCGTCGCCGCGCCCGGCAATGTCCCAACCGGAGGGGAGCTTATTGCTGGCCCGATCTCGATGGACAACACGCCTCCGCTCTGGACCTTGATCCTCGGTGCGCTGGTCGGCGGGCTTATTTTGAACATCATGCCTTGTGTGTTTCCGATCCTTAGCTTGAAAGCGATGTCGCTTGTGCGAGCGGGCAGCAGCGAGGCCGAAGCGCGGATTGAGGGTGTCGCCTACACAGCCGGCGTGGTGATCGCCTGTGTCGCGCTTGGCGCGGTAATGTTGGCGTTGCGCGCAGCAGGGGAGCAAGTGGGCTGGGCGTTTCAATTGCAGAGCCCTAGCGTGGTGATCGTGTTGTTGATCATGGCCACCGTGATCACCGCGAATTTTGCCGGCACATTTGAATTGCCCAGCATCGACACCGGTTCGGGCGCGCGTAAAGGCGCCGGCGGCGCGTTCGCCACCGGATTGTTGGCCGCGTTTGCCGCCACGCCGTGCACGGGGCCATTTATGGCGGCGGCATTGGGGGCGGCCTTGTTGTTGCCGACGCCGCTGGCCTTGTTGTTGTTTGCGATGTTGGGATTGGGATTGGCTTTGCCATTCCTTTTGATCGGGCTTGTTCCGGCCTTTCGGCGGGTCTTGCCAAAGCCGGGTGCATGGATGGAGACATTCCGCCGTTTAATGGCGATCCCGATGGGGCTAACCGCGTTGGCGCTTATTTGGCTCACAGCGCAATTGGGCGGGCGTGGTTTTGCGCTGGTTGCATTGATCATGCTGTTCGGGATTGTGCTGGCGCTGGCGGTGGTCGGCCGACTGCAGAATGCGGGCAAGATGGCGTGGCCCGCATTTGGTCTAATCGCTGCGCCGTTCCTAATCTTCGCGGCCTTTGCTCTGCCGTCCAGCTATGAAACGGGTGCCGAAAGCAGTTTTTCACGCGAAGCCTTAGACGAAGCGCGCGAGCGCGGTGACAATGAAGGGCGGCCGGTTTTCGTCTGGTTCACCGCCGATTGGTGCGTCACCTGCAAAGTGAATGAACGCATTGCAATTGATCGCGAAGCGACGATGCAGGCTTTTGAAGAAGCGGGCGTGATCCCGATCGTAGGCGACTGGACCGTACGTGATGAAGAAATCACCATGTTCCTAACCGAACATGGCGCGGCGGGTGTTCCGCTCTACCTGTGGTATGAACCGGGCGAAGAGGCCGAACAATTGCCGCAGGTTTTGACCCAAGACATGCTGATAGAGCGTGCCTTACGGGACCGGTGA
- a CDS encoding FAD-dependent monooxygenase, which yields MSNAATNNADTQTRDLLILGGGLVGMTLALAAARQGISSHVIDRADPAELTAPGFDDRATAISTASWHLFTNIGIADGLEEFACDIASIAVTDQNKPGKLDFTPSADEGTLGRMFPNRRLRLAMFEAAAKEPLINWASKAEITERQRNEFGVAAVLQDGRTLKGRLMVAAEGRGSPTRESAGITIAKWDYKHRAVIAGLTHSKPHDNVAWEIFYPAGPFALLPMRDDADGTHRSSLVWTVSEEDGKAVTKLGDRAFLAELQKRMGDILGEVTSVGVRSSWPLGFHHTAKITSERLALIGDAAHGIHPIAGQGLNLGLRDAAALIEVIAEGARIGLDPGDANLLKRYENWRGLDSFMVALATDGLTRLFGVPGKTASAVRRFGMGAVQRTPLLKTFFMDEARGVSGALPELLRA from the coding sequence ATGAGCAACGCAGCCACAAACAACGCCGATACGCAGACACGCGACCTCCTTATTTTGGGCGGAGGTTTGGTGGGTATGACACTAGCCCTGGCCGCCGCGCGTCAAGGAATTTCCAGCCATGTGATCGATCGGGCGGATCCGGCGGAATTGACCGCACCCGGCTTCGATGACCGCGCCACTGCGATCTCTACGGCCAGCTGGCATCTGTTCACCAATATTGGCATCGCCGATGGGCTTGAGGAATTCGCCTGCGACATCGCCAGCATTGCGGTGACCGATCAAAACAAGCCGGGCAAGCTCGATTTCACGCCGAGTGCGGATGAAGGGACTTTGGGCCGGATGTTTCCCAACCGGCGTTTGCGGCTCGCCATGTTTGAGGCCGCGGCCAAAGAACCGTTAATCAATTGGGCATCCAAGGCCGAGATCACAGAACGTCAACGCAACGAATTTGGCGTTGCGGCGGTTCTTCAGGATGGTCGCACATTAAAAGGCCGTTTGATGGTCGCTGCCGAAGGGCGAGGCTCTCCGACAAGAGAAAGTGCCGGCATCACCATCGCCAAATGGGATTACAAGCATCGCGCCGTCATCGCCGGTCTCACCCATTCAAAACCGCACGACAATGTCGCGTGGGAAATCTTCTATCCCGCCGGACCGTTTGCTTTGCTGCCCATGCGCGACGATGCCGATGGCACGCACCGATCCTCTTTGGTTTGGACGGTGTCGGAAGAAGATGGAAAAGCGGTCACCAAATTGGGCGACCGGGCGTTTCTGGCCGAATTGCAGAAACGCATGGGCGATATTTTGGGCGAGGTGACCAGCGTGGGCGTTCGATCCAGCTGGCCGCTGGGTTTCCACCACACCGCAAAAATCACTAGCGAACGGCTCGCCCTTATCGGGGATGCCGCGCATGGCATTCACCCCATCGCAGGACAGGGTTTGAACTTGGGCCTGCGCGATGCCGCCGCTTTGATTGAAGTGATTGCAGAAGGCGCGCGGATAGGTTTGGATCCGGGCGACGCCAATCTGCTGAAACGGTATGAGAATTGGCGCGGATTGGATTCATTTATGGTCGCATTGGCCACGGATGGTCTGACGCGATTGTTCGGTGTTCCGGGCAAAACCGCATCCGCAGTGCGCCGGTTTGGCATGGGCGCAGTGCAACGCACGCCGTTGCTCAAAACGTTCTTTATGGACGAGGCGCGCGGCGTATCCGGCGCATTGCCAGAGCTTTTGCGCGCTTAA
- a CDS encoding uroporphyrinogen-III synthase: MGGYVLVVRPEPGLSNTVAAADAMGLNAIGYPLFEVVPRAWDCPNPETIDALLIGSANAIRLGGAQLEQLKAKPVYAVGETTAATAREHGFTIAGVGVGGLQNVIDQIPAQTHLLRIAGAQHVELTAPKDVFIRTIIAYESIPQELPEPLRPLHDLGLTVLLHSAAAAEQFVRESRRLALQRGRIILVVIGPRVAQAAGTGWRAVHVANTPNDRAMLEMALELNRTLSI; this comes from the coding sequence ATGGGCGGATATGTTCTTGTTGTGCGGCCAGAACCGGGCCTTTCCAACACCGTCGCTGCGGCGGATGCGATGGGGTTGAATGCGATTGGGTATCCTCTTTTTGAGGTGGTTCCACGCGCATGGGATTGCCCAAACCCCGAGACAATCGATGCTCTTTTGATCGGTAGCGCCAACGCCATCCGCCTAGGCGGCGCACAGTTGGAACAGCTAAAGGCCAAGCCGGTCTATGCGGTCGGGGAAACAACCGCTGCAACGGCGCGTGAGCACGGATTTACTATCGCCGGCGTCGGGGTTGGTGGCTTGCAAAATGTCATCGACCAAATCCCTGCGCAAACGCACCTTTTGCGGATCGCCGGCGCGCAGCATGTGGAGCTTACTGCACCCAAAGATGTCTTTATCCGCACAATTATTGCGTATGAAAGCATCCCTCAAGAACTGCCGGAACCCCTTCGCCCACTGCATGATCTTGGGCTAACCGTGTTGTTGCATTCTGCCGCCGCTGCGGAACAATTTGTGCGCGAAAGCAGGCGTTTGGCGTTGCAGCGCGGGCGCATCATTTTGGTCGTGATTGGGCCGCGTGTGGCGCAAGCTGCCGGAACCGGTTGGCGGGCAGTCCACGTTGCCAACACACCCAATGATCGTGCGATGTTGGAAATGGCGTTGGAATTGAACCGAACATTGTCCATATAG
- the hemC gene encoding hydroxymethylbilane synthase, with the protein MNDAPNFAVKLRLGTRNSPLAMVQAEETRARLCAAHGWHETQVELVPVVASGDKVLDKPLAEIGGKALWTKELDAWLGEGLIDASVHSAKDVETIRPDIFHFGGVLPRADRRDSLVGADTIASIPTGSVVGTSAPRRASQLLNLRPDCRVVTFRGNVATRLGKLEAGEADVTFLAAAGLERLGQSDVGTPLDENEWVPAAAQGIIVLECRADDAATTAALAAIDDALTRDELEAERALLAQLGGTCHSPIAVLCQTTEEGLAMRAALFSPDGTERVEGEARFAPGEYTAIDALARDLLSRATPGISPHFGQPMPHTGHGA; encoded by the coding sequence ATGAATGATGCACCCAATTTCGCCGTTAAATTACGCCTAGGGACCCGAAATTCCCCGCTCGCCATGGTGCAAGCGGAAGAGACGCGCGCGCGTTTGTGCGCTGCGCATGGCTGGCATGAAACGCAGGTTGAACTCGTCCCGGTTGTGGCCAGCGGTGACAAGGTGCTCGACAAGCCTTTGGCAGAAATCGGCGGGAAAGCTTTGTGGACCAAAGAATTGGACGCGTGGTTGGGCGAAGGGTTGATCGACGCATCGGTGCACTCGGCAAAGGATGTTGAGACCATCCGGCCCGATATATTTCATTTTGGCGGTGTTTTGCCGCGCGCTGACCGTCGGGATTCCTTGGTTGGCGCCGACACCATCGCCTCTATTCCAACGGGGTCCGTGGTCGGCACATCCGCACCGCGCCGGGCATCACAATTGTTAAATCTGAGACCCGATTGCCGTGTTGTCACGTTTAGAGGGAACGTCGCCACCCGGTTGGGCAAATTGGAAGCGGGGGAAGCGGATGTGACGTTTCTGGCGGCCGCCGGATTGGAACGATTGGGCCAAAGCGACGTCGGCACTCCACTTGATGAAAACGAATGGGTGCCCGCGGCGGCTCAGGGTATTATTGTGTTGGAATGCCGCGCCGATGATGCGGCGACGACCGCGGCACTCGCCGCGATCGATGATGCGCTCACTCGCGACGAATTGGAAGCGGAGCGCGCTTTGTTGGCGCAATTGGGCGGCACATGCCATTCACCGATCGCGGTTCTATGCCAAACGACCGAGGAGGGGTTGGCCATGCGGGCGGCGTTGTTTAGCCCCGATGGCACCGAACGCGTGGAGGGTGAGGCGCGCTTTGCACCCGGCGAATACACCGCGATTGATGCGTTGGCGCGTGATCTTTTGTCCCGTGCGACGCCGGGCATATCACCTCATTTCGGACAGCCCATGCCGCACACGGGGCATGGCGCGTAG
- the tsaD gene encoding tRNA (adenosine(37)-N6)-threonylcarbamoyltransferase complex transferase subunit TsaD: protein MALVSHNSETRIVLGIESSCDETAVALVDANRTIIAQRIASQEKEHAPYGGVVPEIAARAHAERLAPMIEAVMQDADMALADVHAIAATAGPGLIGGVMVGLVSGKALAMAADKPLIAINHLEGHALSPRLADGELAFPYLLLLVSGGHCQILSVEGVGQYRRLATTIDDALGEAFDKTAKILGLGYPGGPAVEKLAREGDAKKVPLPRPLKGSKEPHFSFAGLKSAVLRAHNSGDHAPADIAASFQQASIDCLIDRLSKAIKDYTRDHPPFPALVVAGGVAANQGVRGALEGLAAQHNMRFVAPPMALCTDNAAMIGWAGCERLAQDPDFAGDPLDIKARPRWPLDPNAEAVRGAGVKA from the coding sequence ATGGCACTTGTATCGCACAACTCTGAAACACGCATCGTGCTGGGCATAGAGTCCAGTTGCGACGAGACGGCCGTGGCCTTGGTAGATGCGAACCGGACGATCATTGCCCAACGCATCGCCAGCCAAGAAAAAGAGCACGCGCCCTATGGCGGTGTAGTTCCCGAAATCGCCGCGCGAGCGCACGCCGAACGGCTCGCCCCCATGATCGAAGCGGTCATGCAGGATGCCGACATGGCGTTGGCCGATGTCCACGCGATTGCCGCCACCGCCGGCCCCGGTTTGATTGGCGGGGTGATGGTCGGATTGGTTAGCGGCAAGGCCTTGGCCATGGCGGCGGATAAGCCGCTGATCGCGATCAATCATTTGGAAGGGCACGCATTGTCCCCGCGCCTAGCGGACGGCGAATTGGCTTTCCCGTACCTTTTGTTGCTGGTGTCGGGTGGGCACTGTCAAATTTTGAGCGTTGAGGGAGTGGGACAGTATCGCCGCCTCGCCACCACAATCGATGATGCTTTGGGTGAGGCGTTTGACAAAACGGCCAAGATTCTTGGCCTTGGCTATCCTGGCGGCCCAGCGGTTGAAAAACTGGCGCGCGAAGGCGATGCCAAAAAGGTCCCCCTCCCCCGCCCGTTAAAGGGATCGAAGGAGCCGCATTTCTCGTTTGCTGGTTTGAAAAGCGCGGTCTTGCGCGCGCACAACAGCGGCGATCACGCCCCGGCCGACATCGCCGCCAGCTTTCAACAGGCCTCGATCGATTGTCTGATCGACCGACTTTCAAAAGCCATCAAAGACTACACACGCGATCACCCGCCATTTCCCGCTTTGGTTGTGGCCGGCGGTGTCGCCGCCAATCAAGGCGTTCGCGGCGCGTTGGAAGGTTTGGCGGCACAGCACAATATGCGGTTTGTCGCACCGCCTATGGCGTTGTGCACTGACAATGCGGCGATGATCGGGTGGGCCGGTTGCGAACGATTGGCGCAAGATCCCGATTTTGCCGGCGATCCATTGGATATCAAGGCGCGTCCGCGATGGCCGCTTGACCCCAATGCTGAGGCGGTTCGAGGGGCCGGAGTGAAGGCGTAA